In Rhodoligotrophos defluvii, a genomic segment contains:
- a CDS encoding response regulator, giving the protein MEQTPHILVVDDHRDIRDAVSKYLMRNGMRVTAADGGAEMRAALKHGAVDLVVLDVMMPGEDGLSLCRHLRETSDIPVIMLTAMAEDTDRVVGLEIGADDYVTKPFNPRELLARIRAVLRRANAGSRQRDRIKPGRIRFDRWIFDAARQEISGPDGVAIPLSTAEFRLLQTFLQRPHIVLSRDQLLDLTAGRAAQVFDRSIDNQVSRLRRKIEADPKNPIIIKTVWGGGYVLAVDVEELA; this is encoded by the coding sequence ATGGAACAGACGCCACATATCCTCGTCGTCGACGATCATCGCGACATCAGGGATGCGGTGAGCAAGTACCTCATGCGCAACGGCATGCGGGTGACCGCGGCCGACGGCGGCGCGGAGATGCGGGCAGCGCTGAAGCACGGCGCCGTCGACTTGGTGGTGCTCGATGTGATGATGCCGGGCGAGGACGGCTTGAGTCTCTGCCGCCATTTGCGCGAGACCAGCGACATTCCGGTGATCATGCTCACCGCCATGGCTGAGGACACCGACCGGGTCGTCGGGCTCGAGATCGGTGCCGATGACTATGTGACCAAGCCGTTCAATCCGCGCGAGCTCTTGGCCCGCATCCGCGCGGTGCTACGGCGGGCGAATGCCGGCAGCCGGCAGCGTGACCGCATCAAGCCGGGCCGCATCCGCTTCGATCGCTGGATCTTCGATGCCGCCCGGCAGGAGATCTCAGGCCCGGACGGGGTTGCCATCCCGCTGAGCACCGCAGAGTTCCGGTTGCTGCAGACGTTCCTGCAGCGGCCGCATATCGTCCTCTCCCGCGACCAGCTGCTCGACCTCACCGCCGGCCGCGCCGCCCAGGTCTTCGACCGCAGCATCGACAATCAGGTGAGCCGGCTCCGGCGCAAGATCGAAGCCGATCCGAAGAACCCAATCATCATCAAGACCGTGTGGGGCGGCGGATACGTGCTGGCCGTCGATGTGGAGGAGCTTGCGTGA